From Candidatus Dadabacteria bacterium:
ACAGCGCATACAGGTCGAAGGAGACGGAGAAGAAACTTCAGGAGAAGGGATACAGGAGCCATGTACACCGCAAGGGTTCACGGAACAGGCCGCTTGGGAGATGGGCCGAGTATGCCAACAGGATTTATTCGGCGGTGAGGGTGAGGGTTGAGCATGTGTTCGGGGCACAGAGCAACGACATGGGCGGGAGACTTCTAAGGAGCGTAGGGATAGTGAGGGCCAGGGCGCACATAGGTCTTAAGAATCTGGCGTACAACATGCGGCGGATGGTTTATCTTGAGGGAACGGTATAAGCGGAAACGGGGTCAGAAATGATCATGAAACGGAGAGAATTGCTTTTTATGGCACGAAAAACGGCTTTGCATGACGAAAACCCCCTTGGTTGAAAGGGAAAATGGGAAGTTGCCCGCAATCTTGAACCGCAAATCAATTTTTAGAAGTGCCCATGCGTGGTAGTTTACCCGTTTAACGACCGATGAAAAAGGTGTACGAATAAATCGGAATATGCACCTAGAACAAAAACACCAGACTCACATCCTGTGTAAAACAGGGCACAAGGCATAGAACCCCCTAAATTAGATCCGCAATCTGGAGCAAAATGGCATTACCCGGAAGGAATAAAATCCAAAGCAACCGAGTTTATGCAGTATCTAAGTCCCGTCGGAGGAGGACCATCTTTGAAAACATGTCCCAAGTGTTCCCCGCATTTACTTGATACTACCTCATAGCGCCTGAGCCCGAAGGAGTTATCGGGAACTATCCTCACTGCGTCCTCGCTTATGGGCCTCCAGAAACTCGGCCATCCGGTTTTTGAATCGTATTTATGCTCGGAGGAAAAAACAGGCTGTCCGCAGCCGGCGGTGACATAGGTCCCCTTTTTCTTGTTATAAAGCAGGTCTCCCGAAAAAGGGGCTTCCGTGCCTTTTTTCCAGAGAACTTTGTACTCAAGCGAAGAAAGCTTCTCTCTCCACTGCTCCGCGGTAAGTCCCATGACTCCCTCGGGCAGGGGTTTTTCAGCTTGCTCGCCACCTGCGGGCAGAAGGGGCCAGACAACAAGAACCGCAACCGCAAAAACAATCAGGGAAATTCCGCGTATAATCATGAAACCGACCTCTATTTTTCAATATAAACACCCCCTGTCGGCATGTAAAGTGCCTTAAAATCAGGTATCTAAAAAAGCAAACACACCGAAGGGAGGAGGAGGGAGAAAGCATGCCGAAAACACTTGAGGTTCTTGGGGCCTACGACGAAAAACTCATAAGAAAAATTCCCGTGACAAGCAAAAGGGAGATGCAAAAAGCGCTTTCCGAGGCAAGGGCTCTTGCCGATAGGCCGTCAGAGAGAATTCCCATTCCGCAAAGAATAGAGATCCTCGAGCGGACCAGAGAGTTTGTCGAGAGAAACTACGACCGCATCGTAGCGGACGCAGCGGCAGAGGGAGGAAAACCTCTCATTGACACAAGAGCCGAGATTACGAGGGCCGTAAACGGAATAAAGGTGGCAACCGAATCCCTCTCCAATCTCGGAGGAGAGGAAATACCCATGGGCTCAAACGCCGCTTCCCTTAACAGGATGGCATTTACTCTCAGGGAACCCATAGGGGTTGTGGTGGCCATCTCGGCCTTCAATCACCCTTTTAACCTCGCCGTTCACCAGGTGATACCCGCGGTGGCCGTCGGTTGCCCGGTAATCATAAAACCCGCGCTTAATACTCCCCTTTCCTGCCTTAACCTGCTCGAAGCTCTCTACGAGAGCGGTCTTCCGGAAAAATGGGCCCGCGCGGTTATAGTGGACGATACGCTCGCCGAAGCGCTGGCCACCGACAGAAGGGTCAACTACCTCACATTCATCGGTTCCGCCAAAGTGGGATGGCATCTGAGATCAAGACTCGCGCCGGGAACAAGATGCGCTCTTGAGCACGGGGGCGCGGCTCCCGTGATAGTAGGGCGTGACGCCGACATAGACGACATGCTTCCCCTTCTCGCAAAAGGCGGCTTCTACCACGCGGGCCAGGTCTGCGTTTCCGTGCAAAGGGTTTTCGCGCAAAGCTCGGTAGTGAAAAAGGTCGCCAGGGGACTTAAAAAACTCGCCCTTGAGACAAAAGTCGGAGACCCGATGAGTGAAGAAACGCATATAGGCCCCCTCATAAGCCCGAGGGAGGTCACAAGAGTCCACAGCTGGGTAAAAGAGGCTTTGAGAAAAGACGGGGAGCTTCTTTGCGGAGGCAGTAGAATAGGGAAAACCTGCTACGAACCCACTGTAATCCTTAACCCGAGCCAGAACTGCAGGCTCTCGCGCGAGGAGATCTTCGGACCCGTCATAGCCGTTTACTCGTACGAGAAAACGGACGAGGCCATAGAACTGGCAAACAGTCTCCCCTACTCGTTTCAGGCGTCAGTATTCACCAAGAACATCGATACCGCACTTGAAGCCGTGAAGGAGTTAAAGGCGGCTTCGGTGCTTGTAAACGATCACACCGCATTTCGGGTCGACTGGATGCCTTTTCGTGGGGCCGGGCACTCGGGAATCGGAACGGGGGGTATTCCGTACACGATGCGCGAGATGACCCACGAAAAACTTATGGTAATAAGGTCATCCGCGGTATAAGAGGATTTTGGGGAAAAGTTCCTGCCGGGACAAATCCATCCCGGCAGGAAAATAATATCGTTGCGTCAAGAGAAGCTTAGAAGCTGTACTCGTAAGCCAGGTAGTAATAACCGCCGTTAAATCCGAAAGGTGCCGAGCGCCGTGAGTAGGTGAAAACTCCCGGAGAATCGACTATAAGAGACCCATCGTGATCATATATTTTACCGCCCCTTGACTGGCCGATTTCGTTTTTGTCCGGCTTTACATCAAAAAGGTTGTTGGCCCCAACTTTAAGCGTACCGACTTTGCCCAGTTCCAGGCTAAGATTTGCATCGGTAATGTACTTTGCGCCATAAGTCTGGCTTTTTCCGCCGTCAACAACCGTATATTCTCCGTAACGGTGAACAGCAACCAGCAGGGATGCGAATCCTTTTGAATAAGACCCGGAAAGGGAGAACCGGTCCTTAGGCTGCCATTCTTCTATAATCGAACGGTCCTGCTCCGTAAAAAGCTCTTCAGGAAGGCCGAGCGGAAGATTCACGTCCGTGATCTCGGTTTCGTTTACAGTTCCGGCAAAAACGAGTTTTAAAGTAGAATTGTCGGAAAAGGAATGATCATAACTCGCGACCACATCCACTCCCTTGGTCGTAGTGTCCGCAGCGTTCATGAAGAACTGGCCCTGCTGCGCCCCTACGCCATCCCTTACCGATTGAGGAATGGCTTCATTGCCCTCGCTAATCCTTCCGCTCAGGATAATACGATCATCAATCAGTATGTAATAGAAATCGGTTGTAATTGTGAAAGCGGGAAGCGGGTTAAACACGAAACCGGCGCTGAAATTCCTTGAAGTTTCTTCTTTAAGCTCCGGAACTCCTATCATCCTCGCAAGATCACTGTCATTGCGGAAAGTACCCACTTCAAATGCGTCAAATTCTCCTGTCTGCTCATTAAGATTGAACTGTGTCGAGACGTTGTTGAAATAAATCTGCTGCATGGAAGGAGCCCTAAAACCCGTGCTCGCGGAACCCCTAAGGGCAAATGAATCGGAAAGTCCGGCTCGGGCGGAGAGCTTTCCGTTAAAGGTGTTTCCGAAATCGCTGTAGTTCTCGTAGCGCACCGCAGGACTTAAAAGCAACATCTCCCCTACATCAACCTCTGCGTCGGCGTAAGCGGAAAAAGCATCCCTCGCTTCCGAGAGCTCATTGCTAGGTTTGAAGCCTGGAAATACCTGTATTCCGGGAGACCCTCTGCCTCCAGGACCATCGTAGTCTTCGTATGAATACCGTTCGCCGGCTTCTATCTCATATTCCTCCCTTCTGTACTCACCTCCCCAAGCGAGATTTCCAAACGTAAAGGGAGCCGTAAAATCAAGATTCACTGTATGCTGAAGAAGCTTCAGCTCTCCCGCATCGGCGGACAGTGGAATTGAACCGGTGTAATCCGCATCGGAGAGACATTGCTCCGCTTCACCGGTATGACACCTGACCCATGAGGCGTTATGGGAATCAGTAATCTCAAAGGAAAAAGAGTTTCCACCCACTACATAACTCG
This genomic window contains:
- a CDS encoding aldehyde dehydrogenase family protein, with the protein product MPKTLEVLGAYDEKLIRKIPVTSKREMQKALSEARALADRPSERIPIPQRIEILERTREFVERNYDRIVADAAAEGGKPLIDTRAEITRAVNGIKVATESLSNLGGEEIPMGSNAASLNRMAFTLREPIGVVVAISAFNHPFNLAVHQVIPAVAVGCPVIIKPALNTPLSCLNLLEALYESGLPEKWARAVIVDDTLAEALATDRRVNYLTFIGSAKVGWHLRSRLAPGTRCALEHGGAAPVIVGRDADIDDMLPLLAKGGFYHAGQVCVSVQRVFAQSSVVKKVARGLKKLALETKVGDPMSEETHIGPLISPREVTRVHSWVKEALRKDGELLCGGSRIGKTCYEPTVILNPSQNCRLSREEIFGPVIAVYSYEKTDEAIELANSLPYSFQASVFTKNIDTALEAVKELKAASVLVNDHTAFRVDWMPFRGAGHSGIGTGGIPYTMREMTHEKLMVIRSSAV
- a CDS encoding transposase — protein: SAYRSKETEKKLQEKGYRSHVHRKGSRNRPLGRWAEYANRIYSAVRVRVEHVFGAQSNDMGGRLLRSVGIVRARAHIGLKNLAYNMRRMVYLEGTV
- the msrB gene encoding peptide-methionine (R)-S-oxide reductase MsrB; its protein translation is MIIRGISLIVFAVAVLVVWPLLPAGGEQAEKPLPEGVMGLTAEQWREKLSSLEYKVLWKKGTEAPFSGDLLYNKKKGTYVTAGCGQPVFSSEHKYDSKTGWPSFWRPISEDAVRIVPDNSFGLRRYEVVSSKCGEHLGHVFKDGPPPTGLRYCINSVALDFIPSG
- a CDS encoding TonB-dependent receptor, with protein sequence MRKGIIAGLAVLLVAGLLSPLTHAFELEKLVVLGSRFEERSVSDSPVPVDVITEEEIVATGQTEVGRIIQELIPSFNFSSSTISDGTDSLRPATLRGLGPDQVLVLVNGKRRHKSALIHVNTSVGRGTAGVDMNTIPVSAIKRIEVLRDGASAQYGSDAISGVINIVLKDGYDGKITATAGQLYEGDGETLVASINKGFSLGGESVVNATLEVRDRSKSNRAGVMGDIQYPGSECLDADGNAAPCGSLSGPRTLSANSVNDPERVFDRDRFRVGDADSTHVSFVLNMRAPVDLMDGEIYSFFDLSKRENESGGFYRRANQLDRNPAGSAYPDGFLPLINTSINDIAFGAGFEGNLTDSVEMDASYVVGGNSFSFEITDSHNASWVRCHTGEAEQCLSDADYTGSIPLSADAGELKLLQHTVNLDFTAPFTFGNLAWGGEYRREEYEIEAGERYSYEDYDGPGGRGSPGIQVFPGFKPSNELSEARDAFSAYADAEVDVGEMLLLSPAVRYENYSDFGNTFNGKLSARAGLSDSFALRGSASTGFRAPSMQQIYFNNVSTQFNLNEQTGEFDAFEVGTFRNDSDLARMIGVPELKEETSRNFSAGFVFNPLPAFTITTDFYYILIDDRIILSGRISEGNEAIPQSVRDGVGAQQGQFFMNAADTTTKGVDVVASYDHSFSDNSTLKLVFAGTVNETEITDVNLPLGLPEELFTEQDRSIIEEWQPKDRFSLSGSYSKGFASLLVAVHRYGEYTVVDGGKSQTYGAKYITDANLSLELGKVGTLKVGANNLFDVKPDKNEIGQSRGGKIYDHDGSLIVDSPGVFTYSRRSAPFGFNGGYYYLAYEYSF